In Oxalobacteraceae bacterium OTU3CINTB1, the sequence CGAGCGCGCGGCACGCCTGCACCGCGCGCTGCCGCCGCGCTGCAAGCTGTTCTACGCCATCAAGGCCAACAGCGACGCGCCGGTGCTGGCCGCCCTGCACGGCAATCTGGACGGCTTCGAGGTCGCCTCGCTGGGCGAAATCGACAAGGTGCGTGCGATGGGCCGCGACGTACCCGTCATCTTCGGCGGCCCCGGCAAGACGGATGCCGAGCTCGAAGGCGCGCTCGACCAGGGCGTGATGCTGATCCACGTCGAAAGCGAGCACCAGTTGCGGCGCCTGGACTGGCTCGCCGGCCGGCGCGGCGTGACCGCGCGCGTGCTGTTGCGCCTCAATCCGGCCAGCCTGCCCGGCGAGACCCGGGCCACCTTGCGCATGGGCGGGCAAGCGACCCAATTCGGCATCGACGAGGCGCGCATGCCGGCGGCCATCGCCCTCGCCCTCGACCTGCGCCACATCAAACTGGAGGGGCTGCACATCCACGCGCTGTCGAACAACCTGGACGTCGACGACCACCTGGCGCTGTTGCGGCACTATCTCGGGCTGGCGCAGGCGTGGCAGGATACCTACCGGATCGACTTCGCGTGGCTTAACGTCGGCGGCGGCATCGGCGTCAACTACGCCGAGCCGGCGCGCCAGTTCGACTGGCCGCTGTTCTGCACCGGCTTGGCGGGATTGATGGACCAATTCAAGCCCGGCTTCCAGCTGATCTTCGAGTGCGGCCGCTTTATCAGCGCCGATTGTGGCGTGTACGTCAGCGAGGTGATCGACATCAAGACCACGCACGGCAAAAACTTTGCCATCCTGCGCGGCGGCTCCCACCACTTCCGCCTGCCCGTCTCGTGGCAACACAATCATCCGTTCTCGATCGTGCCGCGCGAGCGTTGGCCCTATCCGTTCGCGCGCCCGGCCCTTGCCGGCGACGTGGTGACAATTTGCGGCGAGCTATGCACGCCGAAGGACGTGCTGGCGCAGGATGTCCACGTCGACCGGCTGCGCGCCGGCGACTGCCTGGTGTTCGCGCTGGCCGGCGCTTACGGCTGGCACATCTCTCACCACGACTTCCTCAGCCATCCGCATCCGGAGCGGCGCCACTTCGGGGCGTGAAGGAGATGCGGCGGACTAAAATCAGCGGGATTGAATCAGCTTAGCGGCGGCTGCGCCAGCACCACCGCCAGCAGGCCGGGAAAGCGGCCGTCGATGTCGGCGCGGCGCAGCGTGTTCATGTGGGCGGTGCCCGCCGTTTCCGTATGCACCAGCCCGGCGTCGCGCAGCACCTTGAAATGGTGCGATACGGTCGATTTAGGGCGACCGCCATCGAGCTCGCCGCAGGTGGCGCCGTCCACTTGCGCCAGATGCCGGACGATTTCCAGGCGTATCGAGTCACTGAGCGCGTACAGCACGCGTTCAAGCACGAATTCGTCGGGGGTGGGATGTTTGTAGGGACGCATGAGCAGAATCATACACCTTGCGCTATACTTCTTCCATCGTTCGTATATCTTCGAACTATCGTAATTATCAATAAACCACTTTTTGACAAAAAGGTCACCATGTCCGCCCTATTCCAGCCCTACAGCCTGAAAGACGTCACCCTGCGCAACCGTATCGCGGTGCCGCCGATGTGCCAGTATTCCGCCATCGACGGCGTGCCCAACGACTGGCACCTGTCGCACTACGCCAGCATCGCGCGCGGCGGCGCCGGGCTGGTGATCGTCGAGGCCACCGCCGTCGCGCCTGAGGGACGCATCACGCCGGGTTGCACCGGACTGTGGAACGACGAACAGGCGCAGGCATTCGTGCCGATCGTGCGCGCCATCAAGGCCGCCGGCGCCGTGCCGGGCATCCAGATCGCCCATGCCGGCCGCAAGGCCAGCGCCAACCGGCCGTGGGAAGGCGACGACCATATCGCCGAAGACGACGCGCGCGGCTGGCAAACGATCGCGCCGTCCGCCATCGCCTTTGGCGCCAACCTGCCGAAGGCGCCCAAGGCGATGACGCTCGACGACATCGCGCGCGTACGCCAGAACTTCGTCGACACCGCGCGCCGCGCCGTCGAGGCCGGCTTCGAATGGCTGGAGCTGCACTTCGCGCACGGCTACCTTGCGCAGACCTTCTTCTCCGAACACTCGAACCAGCGCGACGACCTCTACGGCGGGAGCGCCGCCAACCGCGCGCGCTTCCTGCTCGAGACGCTCAAGGCCGTGCGTGAGGTGTGGCCCGAAAACCTGCCGCTGACGGTGCGTTTCGGCGTGATCGAATACGACGGCCGCGACGAGCAGACGATGCTGGAGTCGATCGAACTGGTGCGCCAGTTCAAGGCCTCCGGCATGGACATGATCAGCGTCAGCGTCGGCTTCACGATTCCGGACACGTCGATCCCGTGGGGACCGGCCTTCATGGGGCCGGTGGCCGAGCGCGTGCGGCGCGAAGCCGGCGTGCCGGTGTCGTCGGCGTGGGGCTTCGGCACGCCGGCGATCGCCGAGCAGGTGGTGCGCGACCAGCAGCTCGACCTGGTGATGGTGGGCCGCGCCCATCTGGCCAATCCGCACTGGGCCTACTTCGCCGCCAAGGAGCTTGGCGTCGAGCGGGCGTCGTGGACGCTGCCGGCGCCGTACGCGCACTGGCTCGAACGCTACTGATCGGGCAAAGGCCTGCGCACGCGCGCGGCCAGCCACTGCGCGGCGTCGTCCACATAGGCGAACACCACAGGAATGACGAGCAGGCTCAGTACCGTCGAGGTGATCAGGCCGCCGATGACGACAATCGCCATCGGCGCCCGGAAGCTCGGGTCGGCGCCCCACCCCAGCGCGATCGGCAGCATGCCCGCGCCCATGGCGAGGGTGGTCATCACGATCGGCCGGACCCGCTTGCCGCAGGCGTCGATGATCGCTTCCGGGCGCGCCAGTCCGTGGTCGCGCCGGGCCAGGATGATGTAGTCGATCAGCAGGATCGAGTTCTTGGTGGCGATGCCCATCAACATGATCAAGCCGATCATCGACGGCATCGACAACGCCGTGCCGGTGAGGAACAGCGCCAGGAAGGCGCCCGGCACCGACAATACCAGCGCGGCCAGCACGGTCACCGGCTGCAGGAAGTCCTTTAGCAGCAGCACCAACACCATATAAATGCACAGCACGCCGGTCAGCATGGCAATGGCAAAGCCTGAGGCCAGCTCGGCCATGGACTCGGCGTCGCCGATCGACGCCCGCGTCACGCCCGGCGGCATCGTTTGCAGGCTGGGCAGCGCCAGGACCGCCTCCTCGATGTCGCCCAGCGCTTCTCCGTTGAGCTCGATCTCGAAATCGATGTTCCGGCGGCGGTCGTAGCGGGTGATCTCCGCCGGGCCGCTGCCGATCTCCAGGGTGGCGACGTTCTCCAGCGCCACGGCGCCGCGCGCGCCGGGCACCGGCAGGCGCTTGAGCGTGTCGAGGTCGTCGCGGGCGCCATCGGCCAGCCGCACCACGACGGGTACCTGGCGCTCGCTCAGGTTGAGCTTGGCCAAGTCCTGGTCGTAATCGCCCGCCGTGGCCACCCGCAAGGTGTCGGCGATGCTTGCCGACGTCACGCCAAGGTCGGCGGCGCGGGCGAAATCGGGCCGCACGACCAGTTCCGGCCGCAGCAGCCCGGCGCTGGAGGTGACCTCGCCCACCCCTGGCAGGCCGCGCAACTCGCGCTCGACCTGCTGCGCGTGGCGCGCCAGCGTCGCGCCGTCGTCCCCGTAGAGCGCCAGCACATAGTTTTCCGACTCCTCCATGCCGACCTTGACGCGGGCGGCCGGCAGCGCCGCCAGCGCCACGCGCAACTGGTTTTC encodes:
- a CDS encoding NADH:flavin oxidoreductase/NADH oxidase, whose protein sequence is MSALFQPYSLKDVTLRNRIAVPPMCQYSAIDGVPNDWHLSHYASIARGGAGLVIVEATAVAPEGRITPGCTGLWNDEQAQAFVPIVRAIKAAGAVPGIQIAHAGRKASANRPWEGDDHIAEDDARGWQTIAPSAIAFGANLPKAPKAMTLDDIARVRQNFVDTARRAVEAGFEWLELHFAHGYLAQTFFSEHSNQRDDLYGGSAANRARFLLETLKAVREVWPENLPLTVRFGVIEYDGRDEQTMLESIELVRQFKASGMDMISVSVGFTIPDTSIPWGPAFMGPVAERVRREAGVPVSSAWGFGTPAIAEQVVRDQQLDLVMVGRAHLANPHWAYFAAKELGVERASWTLPAPYAHWLERY
- a CDS encoding helix-turn-helix domain-containing protein produces the protein MRPYKHPTPDEFVLERVLYALSDSIRLEIVRHLAQVDGATCGELDGGRPKSTVSHHFKVLRDAGLVHTETAGTAHMNTLRRADIDGRFPGLLAVVLAQPPLS
- a CDS encoding type III PLP-dependent enzyme; the protein is MREQLILDYIQAQTGPACAYLYDMVHLRERAARLHRALPPRCKLFYAIKANSDAPVLAALHGNLDGFEVASLGEIDKVRAMGRDVPVIFGGPGKTDAELEGALDQGVMLIHVESEHQLRRLDWLAGRRGVTARVLLRLNPASLPGETRATLRMGGQATQFGIDEARMPAAIALALDLRHIKLEGLHIHALSNNLDVDDHLALLRHYLGLAQAWQDTYRIDFAWLNVGGGIGVNYAEPARQFDWPLFCTGLAGLMDQFKPGFQLIFECGRFISADCGVYVSEVIDIKTTHGKNFAILRGGSHHFRLPVSWQHNHPFSIVPRERWPYPFARPALAGDVVTICGELCTPKDVLAQDVHVDRLRAGDCLVFALAGAYGWHISHHDFLSHPHPERRHFGA